A stretch of the Mycolicibacterium celeriflavum genome encodes the following:
- a CDS encoding NADP-dependent oxidoreductase — protein MPELMNRQIVLRRRPTGLVQPADTELITVPAPEPAEGEALVRTTYIGIDAAARTWLNDQPGYLPPVQLGEVIRAAGIGEVVASRCDAYAVGDVVTTLTGFQEYVISRDDIFTTPVEGPDVDQLAVMSVYGPTGATAYFGMVGIGKPQPGETVVVSAAAGATGSVAGQIAKIAGARVVGIAGGPQKCRAVVDDFGFDACIDYRADDLPAALKQHCPKGVDVYFDNVGGPILDAVLGRLAHKARVVLCGVISSYLTGEHPGPANYVNLLSKTALMQGFNALDEWGRFEEAFGPLRRWAQEGRLVHRQTIFEGIESCVDAMNGLFTGANIGKMLVRISQPSGG, from the coding sequence GTGCCCGAGCTGATGAACCGCCAGATCGTGTTGCGTCGCAGACCCACCGGGTTGGTCCAGCCCGCCGACACCGAGTTGATCACCGTCCCGGCGCCGGAGCCCGCCGAGGGTGAGGCGTTGGTGCGCACTACCTACATCGGCATCGACGCGGCCGCCCGCACCTGGCTCAACGATCAGCCGGGGTACCTGCCTCCGGTGCAACTCGGCGAGGTCATCCGCGCGGCGGGCATCGGTGAGGTGGTCGCCTCGCGTTGCGACGCGTACGCCGTCGGTGACGTCGTGACGACGCTGACCGGATTCCAGGAGTACGTCATCAGCCGCGACGACATCTTCACCACACCCGTCGAAGGCCCCGATGTAGACCAGCTCGCGGTGATGTCGGTGTACGGGCCGACCGGCGCAACCGCCTATTTCGGGATGGTCGGCATCGGCAAGCCGCAGCCGGGCGAGACCGTGGTGGTGTCCGCGGCTGCAGGAGCCACGGGCTCGGTGGCCGGTCAGATCGCCAAGATCGCCGGCGCCCGGGTGGTGGGGATCGCGGGCGGCCCGCAGAAGTGCCGGGCCGTCGTCGACGATTTCGGGTTCGACGCCTGCATCGACTACCGCGCGGACGACCTGCCCGCCGCGCTGAAACAGCACTGCCCGAAGGGCGTCGACGTGTACTTCGACAACGTGGGCGGGCCGATCCTCGATGCGGTGCTCGGCCGGCTGGCCCACAAGGCCAGGGTCGTGTTGTGCGGCGTCATTTCGAGCTACCTGACCGGCGAACATCCAGGTCCGGCCAACTACGTCAACCTGCTGTCGAAGACAGCGCTGATGCAGGGATTCAACGCGCTCGACGAGTGGGGCCGCTTCGAGGAGGCGTTCGGGCCACTGCGCCGGTGGGCGCAGGAGGGCCGATTGGTGCATCGTCAGACGATCTTCGAGGGCATCGAGTCCTGTGTGGACGCGATGAACGGCTTGTTCACCGGTGCCAACATAGGCAAAATGCTGGTCAGGATAAGCCAGCCGAGCGGCGGATGA